One Herbaspirillum rubrisubalbicans genomic window carries:
- the mdcB gene encoding triphosphoribosyl-dephospho-CoA synthase MdcB: MRRLIDHPALLAPPLPHLQHNAAHEHRAFCRLLARLALRSLHQELVLYPKPGLVSRVDNGSHADMTAETFLRSLFALRHYFFQIATAGLEGAPFHTLQRLAVRAEERMLRATGGVNTHRGAIFALGMLCAAMACCRGRRLPLQPATVRATLLIQWGDALARHSAAIPGESHSHGQRVAARHAVGGAREEAALGFPSVFEVALPQLQATLAQGRDAYHARIDTLFALMAQLSDTNVYHRGGAEGAALVRERSAAFLAAGGTARPGWQEDAVDCHRLFVARRLSPGGAADLLAAACLVHQASSLEAEGR, from the coding sequence GTGCGCCGCCTGATCGATCACCCGGCGCTGCTGGCGCCGCCCCTGCCTCATCTGCAGCACAATGCGGCGCACGAGCACCGGGCATTCTGTCGCCTGCTGGCCCGGCTGGCGCTGCGCAGCCTGCATCAGGAACTGGTGCTCTATCCCAAGCCTGGCCTGGTCTCGCGCGTGGACAATGGCAGTCATGCCGACATGACCGCCGAGACCTTCCTGCGCAGTCTGTTCGCTCTGCGCCATTACTTCTTCCAGATCGCCACTGCCGGGCTGGAGGGCGCGCCCTTCCACACCCTGCAACGCCTGGCGGTACGCGCCGAAGAACGCATGTTGCGCGCCACGGGGGGCGTCAACACGCATCGTGGCGCCATCTTCGCGCTGGGCATGTTGTGTGCGGCCATGGCTTGTTGCCGGGGCCGGCGCTTGCCTTTGCAGCCGGCCACCGTCCGTGCCACCTTGCTGATCCAGTGGGGCGATGCGCTGGCGCGCCATAGCGCAGCCATTCCCGGCGAGTCCCACAGCCATGGCCAGCGCGTAGCTGCCCGACATGCCGTGGGCGGGGCGCGCGAAGAGGCGGCGCTGGGCTTTCCGTCCGTTTTCGAGGTGGCTTTGCCGCAATTGCAGGCCACGCTGGCACAGGGGCGCGATGCGTATCACGCCAGGATCGACACCCTGTTTGCCCTGATGGCGCAATTGAGCGATACCAATGTCTACCATCGCGGCGGGGCCGAGGGCGCCGCACTGGTGCGTGAGCGCAGCGCTGCCTTCCTGGCTGCGGGCGGCACGGCTCGCCCCGGTTGGCAAGAGGATGCTGTGGATTGTCATCGACTCTTCGTGGCCCGGCGCCTGTCACCGGGCGGTGCCGCCGACCTGCTGGCGGCGGCTTGCCTGGTACACCAGGCAAGCTCGCTGGAGGCCGAGGGGCGATGA
- the mdcG gene encoding malonate decarboxylase holo-[acyl-carrier-protein] synthase, with product MIAPASCLAQSRHHLLWLSESAWVRLQAQCSDARQVAALAHWQRMRWPVIVRRLEGGVADDEICVGIALPPDAQGNKPRIALRVQAQEVVARHAPFLLRDIVAAHLSGLPSAWQSGLDQLQQHMARAGITLAVFGSLAWQALTAEPYLRSSSDIDLLFQPRSLAQLEAGVRLLAWQAMFLPLDVEVMFPEGAAVSWKEWRQVAVLGNGGEGRVLVKRAAGVALERVATLIASLPQEESQSCAA from the coding sequence ATGATTGCGCCCGCGTCTTGCCTGGCGCAGTCACGCCACCACCTGCTCTGGTTGAGCGAGTCGGCCTGGGTGCGACTGCAGGCCCAGTGCAGCGATGCGCGCCAGGTGGCGGCACTGGCGCACTGGCAGCGGATGCGCTGGCCGGTCATCGTGCGACGTCTGGAGGGGGGCGTGGCAGACGATGAGATCTGCGTGGGCATTGCCCTGCCACCGGACGCCCAGGGCAACAAGCCGCGCATCGCCTTGCGCGTGCAGGCGCAAGAAGTCGTGGCGCGTCATGCGCCGTTCCTGTTGCGCGACATCGTGGCGGCGCATCTGTCGGGCTTGCCGTCGGCATGGCAGAGCGGCCTGGACCAGTTGCAGCAACACATGGCACGGGCCGGCATCACGCTGGCCGTGTTCGGTTCGCTGGCTTGGCAGGCGCTCACCGCCGAGCCCTATCTGCGCAGCAGTTCGGACATCGACCTGCTGTTCCAGCCACGTAGCCTGGCCCAGCTGGAAGCCGGCGTGCGTCTCCTGGCGTGGCAGGCGATGTTCCTGCCGCTGGATGTTGAAGTCATGTTCCCCGAGGGGGCTGCGGTGTCCTGGAAGGAGTGGCGCCAGGTCGCAGTCCTGGGCAATGGTGGCGAGGGCAGGGTGCTGGTCAAGCGCGCTGCCGGCGTCGCCCTGGAGCGGGTCGCCACCCTCATCGCCAGCCTGCCGCAAGAGGAGTCGCAGTCGTGCGCCGCCTGA
- the mdcE gene encoding biotin-independent malonate decarboxylase subunit gamma yields MNQTVTPPQVDWRALAQELFPQGHAITEQEYFLSGTAQVDGSTVTVVGTTGHTPIGIEIALAQASVILQTVREHPGRPIVILVDTQGQRLRHRDEMLGINSYMAHLGKCVELARRQGHRVIGLVYDQALSGGFITSGLIADACYALPAATIRVMGLPAMARITKVPQERLTELAKSNPVFAPGPENYLRMGGVAEIWNGDLAQALSQALAVDRSADTRAAIGLERGGRKWAQRVIEAVVHDTPLNG; encoded by the coding sequence ATGAATCAAACTGTCACTCCCCCCCAGGTCGACTGGCGCGCGCTCGCGCAAGAGCTGTTCCCGCAAGGTCATGCCATCACCGAGCAGGAGTATTTCCTCTCCGGCACGGCCCAGGTCGACGGCAGCACCGTCACCGTGGTCGGCACCACCGGCCACACGCCCATCGGCATCGAGATTGCCCTGGCCCAGGCCAGCGTGATCCTGCAGACGGTGCGTGAGCATCCGGGCCGGCCCATCGTGATCCTGGTCGATACGCAAGGCCAGCGCCTGCGCCACCGTGATGAAATGCTGGGCATCAACAGCTACATGGCGCACCTGGGCAAGTGCGTGGAACTGGCGCGCCGCCAGGGCCATCGTGTCATCGGCCTGGTGTATGACCAGGCGCTGTCGGGTGGCTTCATCACCAGCGGACTCATCGCCGATGCCTGCTATGCCTTGCCAGCGGCCACCATCCGCGTCATGGGCTTGCCGGCCATGGCGCGCATCACCAAGGTGCCGCAAGAGCGGCTCACTGAACTGGCCAAGAGCAATCCGGTGTTCGCCCCCGGCCCGGAAAACTATCTGCGCATGGGGGGCGTGGCCGAGATCTGGAACGGCGACCTGGCCCAGGCCCTGTCGCAGGCGCTGGCCGTAGACCGCAGCGCCGACACCCGCGCCGCCATTGGCCTGGAGCGGGGCGGCCGCAAGTGGGCGCAGCGGGTCATCGAGGCGGTGGTCCACGACACACCGCTCAACGGATGA
- a CDS encoding acyltransferase domain-containing protein: protein MSMRLAILCPGQGAQHAGMFDLLREDAQAAAFLAQCPLRDQLQAPLEQVLNDPAQRYANRNAQPLIVAAQLAAWQALRAPLSAIAGAPTLVAGYSVGELSAYAVAGVIAAEDTVALAAQRAAAMTQAASAYPGQGLMAIGGVAIDSVQACLARHGGFVAIVTGEDSLIAGGSDAALHAAAAELAGQGARNSALPVGLASHTPLMQAAVAPFSAHLDALALRSPALTLLAGVTGHTVSDSAQAQALLLRQLCEPIQWSACMDACAERGVNVALELGPGAALSRMLRERHPHIACRSLADFRSLNGALAWLRRQAD from the coding sequence ATGAGCATGAGGCTGGCCATTCTTTGTCCGGGGCAGGGGGCGCAGCACGCCGGCATGTTCGACCTGCTGCGCGAGGATGCCCAGGCCGCGGCCTTCCTGGCGCAGTGTCCATTGCGCGATCAGCTCCAGGCACCACTGGAACAGGTGCTCAATGATCCCGCCCAACGCTACGCCAACCGCAACGCCCAGCCGCTGATCGTGGCAGCGCAACTGGCGGCGTGGCAGGCGCTACGTGCGCCGTTAAGCGCCATCGCGGGCGCACCCACCCTGGTGGCGGGCTATAGCGTGGGCGAGTTGTCGGCCTACGCGGTGGCCGGTGTCATCGCCGCCGAGGACACCGTCGCGCTGGCCGCACAGCGCGCTGCGGCCATGACGCAGGCTGCCAGCGCATATCCGGGACAAGGGCTGATGGCCATTGGTGGTGTCGCCATCGATAGCGTGCAAGCCTGCCTGGCGCGCCATGGCGGCTTCGTGGCCATCGTCACTGGTGAGGACTCGCTCATCGCCGGTGGCTCCGATGCGGCCTTGCACGCGGCCGCCGCCGAGCTGGCCGGGCAGGGCGCGCGCAACTCGGCCTTGCCGGTCGGGCTGGCTTCACACACGCCATTGATGCAGGCTGCCGTAGCACCTTTCTCTGCGCACCTCGATGCACTGGCATTGCGTTCTCCCGCGCTGACCTTGCTGGCCGGTGTCACAGGGCACACCGTCAGCGACAGCGCCCAGGCGCAAGCGCTGCTGCTGCGCCAACTGTGCGAGCCCATCCAGTGGTCGGCCTGCATGGATGCCTGCGCCGAGCGGGGCGTGAACGTGGCGCTGGAACTGGGCCCCGGTGCGGCCCTCTCGCGCATGTTGCGCGAGCGCCATCCGCACATCGCCTGCCGTTCGCTGGCGGACTTCCGCAGCCTCAACGGGGCGCTGGCCTGGTTGCGTCGGCAAGCCGACTGA